A window of the Helianthus annuus cultivar XRQ/B chromosome 4, HanXRQr2.0-SUNRISE, whole genome shotgun sequence genome harbors these coding sequences:
- the LOC110933280 gene encoding mitotic apparatus protein p62-like, with the protein MLSKVIESMLGTSVDQKFEDLQVEEIRAQRQAEVERQMQDKGKGVEGSSAVTERSIVPSMVVENPEPISSISGLFEDETHLAELEGSSSDEDDEEEEEEKKEDKDEKVFSTSSHSSEDDDDDDDASGGTGLRVTEGSSEQDVDYLMNDTVNEESGEASGKGESSKSQIVEHSETLFLSLDVYREILQNVNPEFKIDSEEELESFDINQQPEYSYKYVEEADKYDRVEIEDCTDDEDVAEDTSKYPTLMEFFAEENREELR; encoded by the coding sequence ATGCTGAGTAAAGTCATTGAAAGCATGCTTGGAACTTCAGTTGATCAAAAATTTGAAGACCTGCAAGTAGAGGAGATCAGGGCTCAACGTCAAGCAGAAGTTGAAAGGCAGATGCAAGATAAAGGTAAGGGAGTTGAAGGTAGTTCAGCTGTGACAGAGAGATCAATAGTTCCTTCAATGGTGGTTGAGAATCCCGAGCCTATTTCTTCAATATCCGGTCTCTTTGAAGATGAAACTCACCTTGCTGAGTTAGAAGGTTCTagtagtgatgaagatgatgaagaagaggaggaagaaaagaaagaggaTAAAGATGAAAAAGTATTTTCTACTAGCAGTCACAGttcagaagatgatgatgatgatgatgatgcttcaGGTGGTACTGGTTTAAGAGTTACTGAAGGTTCTTCTGAACAAGATGTTGATTATCTGATGAATGACACCGTAAATGAAGAGTCAGGGGAAGCTAgtggaaagggggagtctagtaAGTCTCAAATTGTTGAACATTCTGAGACGTTGTTCTTGAGTTTAGATGTTTATAGAGAAATATTGCAAAATGTGAATCCTGAATTCAAGATTGATTCTGAAGAAGAGTTAGAGTCTTTCGATATAAATCAACAGCCTGAATACTCGTACaagtatgttgaagaggctgataAGTATGATCGAGTTGAGATTGAAGATTGTACGGATGATGAAGATGTAGCTGAAGATACTTCCAAGTATCCTACACTCATGGAATTCTTTGCTGAAGAAAACAGAGAAGAGTTAAGATAG